Proteins from a single region of Pedobacter cryoconitis:
- a CDS encoding alpha/beta hydrolase family protein, translating into MKKTLLTLFLFTAATSVFAQDAVNYQLPPKAIADLLLASPTPTVSLDSKAEWMLLSTRNSYPSVEELAMPEFRIAGLRINPNNFSPSRQTFINDFTLKNIKTGKIAKITGLPALLAAANTAWNPSQNKISFTQTTQKGVDLYIIDIATLKAVKINQQPLNVTLGGGITWVDDQTILYRIATKPASAIPVKPLMPKGPSIQQNIGKAAPNPTYQDLIKTPFDEQLFEFFATSQLVQYKNGTQTLIGQPAMYADVNVSPDKKYLLQETVSKPFSYLVPAYGFPRTVKITDLSGKSIKVLAELPSKESTPSGNDNTQNVPRGYEWRADQAATITWAQPLDSGLIKKQVPFHDAIYALSAPFSGEAKELFKTVTRYRETIWGNETLALVKEELRGKQTIKLSRYNPTKGTIETLYELNETDNYNNPGSPVTEKNAFGRQVVQTVDNGTKLLMNNITGSSPKGDLPFLAKFDLASKKNEIIWRSAEGFYEYVVDVLDANKLVLLTRKESQKDVPNYYIKNLVLRMADRPVTDFTNPYPGLEGTTKEKITYKRADGIDLTGNLYLPKGYDKAKDGPLPTLIWAYPREFNSAADAAQIRGSKDRFTMLSWGSPIYWVTQGYAVLDNAEMPIVAKEGKKPNDTFVDQLKLNAEAAINKLADLGVGDRNRMAVGGHSYGAFMTANLLAHTNLFKAGIARSGAYNRTLTPFGFQNEDRTYWEVPQLYYEMSPFSYADKIKTPLLLIHGDSDDNTGTFPINSERLFNAIKGHGGTTRLVFLPYEAHGYRGKENILHCLWEMNSWLDKYVKNAK; encoded by the coding sequence ATGAAGAAAACATTACTGACCTTATTTTTATTTACTGCTGCCACAAGCGTATTTGCACAAGATGCGGTCAACTACCAACTGCCACCTAAAGCAATTGCCGATCTTTTATTAGCCAGCCCTACACCTACAGTGAGCCTTGATAGCAAAGCAGAATGGATGCTGCTCAGCACGAGAAACTCTTATCCTTCTGTGGAAGAATTAGCAATGCCTGAATTCCGCATCGCAGGATTACGCATCAACCCTAATAATTTCTCTCCAAGCAGACAGACATTTATTAACGACTTTACACTGAAAAATATTAAAACAGGAAAAATCGCTAAAATTACTGGCCTTCCTGCTTTACTGGCCGCAGCTAATACCGCATGGAATCCTTCACAAAATAAAATCTCTTTTACACAGACCACTCAAAAAGGTGTTGATTTATATATTATAGATATCGCAACCTTAAAAGCGGTTAAAATTAACCAACAACCTTTAAATGTAACTTTGGGTGGTGGAATTACCTGGGTAGATGACCAGACCATTTTATACAGAATAGCTACAAAACCAGCCAGTGCAATCCCGGTTAAACCATTAATGCCTAAGGGACCTTCTATACAACAGAATATTGGTAAAGCTGCGCCAAACCCAACCTACCAGGATTTAATTAAAACCCCATTTGATGAGCAATTATTCGAGTTCTTTGCCACCTCACAATTAGTTCAATATAAAAACGGTACACAAACCTTAATCGGGCAGCCGGCAATGTATGCTGACGTCAATGTTTCTCCAGACAAAAAATATCTTTTGCAGGAAACAGTCAGTAAACCTTTCTCTTACCTGGTTCCTGCTTATGGTTTTCCCAGGACTGTTAAAATTACGGATCTGTCTGGTAAATCGATTAAAGTTCTGGCCGAATTACCTTCTAAAGAAAGTACACCATCCGGAAATGACAATACACAGAATGTTCCCCGCGGTTATGAGTGGAGAGCTGATCAGGCAGCAACGATTACATGGGCACAACCACTGGACAGCGGACTGATCAAAAAACAAGTACCATTTCATGATGCAATCTATGCTTTAAGCGCACCATTCTCTGGTGAAGCTAAAGAGCTTTTTAAAACAGTTACCCGTTACCGTGAAACCATCTGGGGGAATGAAACTCTTGCCCTGGTTAAAGAAGAACTTCGTGGTAAACAAACCATCAAATTAAGTCGCTATAATCCAACTAAAGGAACAATAGAGACTTTGTATGAATTAAATGAGACTGATAATTACAATAACCCAGGTAGCCCGGTTACAGAAAAAAATGCTTTTGGCCGTCAGGTTGTACAGACTGTAGATAACGGAACAAAGTTATTAATGAACAATATTACAGGCTCTTCTCCAAAAGGTGATTTACCTTTCCTGGCGAAATTTGATCTGGCTTCTAAAAAGAACGAGATTATCTGGCGTAGTGCAGAAGGTTTTTACGAATATGTTGTAGATGTATTGGATGCTAACAAGTTAGTGTTGCTAACCAGAAAAGAGTCACAAAAAGATGTACCAAACTATTATATTAAAAACCTGGTACTAAGAATGGCCGACAGACCAGTAACTGATTTCACTAATCCATACCCAGGTCTGGAAGGAACTACTAAAGAAAAAATCACTTACAAACGTGCTGATGGAATAGATCTTACAGGTAATTTATATTTACCAAAAGGTTATGACAAAGCTAAAGATGGCCCATTGCCTACATTGATCTGGGCTTATCCACGTGAGTTTAACTCTGCGGCTGATGCAGCGCAAATCAGAGGTTCTAAAGATCGGTTTACCATGTTAAGCTGGGGTTCCCCGATTTACTGGGTTACACAAGGATATGCAGTGCTTGACAATGCAGAAATGCCAATTGTAGCGAAGGAAGGGAAAAAACCAAATGATACTTTCGTTGACCAGTTAAAACTAAATGCAGAAGCTGCAATCAATAAACTTGCCGATCTTGGCGTTGGAGATAGAAACAGAATGGCAGTAGGCGGACATAGTTATGGTGCATTCATGACTGCAAATTTACTGGCACATACTAACCTGTTTAAAGCTGGTATTGCACGCAGTGGCGCTTATAACAGAACACTGACTCCTTTTGGATTCCAGAATGAAGACCGTACTTATTGGGAAGTTCCACAACTCTATTATGAAATGAGCCCTTTCAGTTATGCGGACAAGATTAAAACCCCGCTTTTATTGATTCATGGAGATTCTGACGATAATACAGGTACTTTCCCGATTAACAGTGAGCGTTTGTTTAATGCGATCAAAGGTCATGGTGGAACAACAAGGTTGGTCTTCTTACCTTATGAAGCCCATGGTTACCGTGGTAAAGAAAACATCTTACACTGCCTGTGGGAGATGAATTCATGGTTAGATAAATATGTGAAAAACGCAAAATAA
- a CDS encoding DEAD/DEAH box helicase, with the protein MSLDKLKLSKPLITAMTDAGYLTPKEIQAKTMSRILGGQDILAVGPEGSGKTTAYILGVLMRLKYTKDDAPKVLILVADKDRAIAVIDQFISLSKNRDLNIVGLYGTGGVEAEVNELVLGIDIVVATPTRARAIYLKLGLNLSKLQTFIVDDAALIVQQGMQLPVCELARSAGKCQHLVFTEVIHEKLTKMTDQFLNFPTVIEVEDFGDAKTETVTQVLYQVPNYKTKVNLLRHLLRDDEVFNKVVVFVNSRLTAQKVAISIASPKEMEFSMFRPLHFDENGFDDFEDFKQSEEARVLVVANQGEGPLNLDGIPFIFHFDVPEEKETFLSRIIKNNENPEEVVAITFATDMELVQVKKIEQSIGRKLELMELPEELFVEKTLRTKGFDKNRVVKVKAEEPAGGGAYHEKKESNSKNYNYGIGQKAKMTMKKKHS; encoded by the coding sequence GTGTCGTTAGATAAATTAAAACTAAGTAAGCCCCTGATTACAGCAATGACTGATGCAGGGTACTTAACCCCCAAAGAAATCCAGGCGAAAACTATGTCTAGAATTCTGGGTGGACAGGATATACTTGCTGTAGGTCCGGAGGGATCAGGTAAAACAACAGCCTATATCCTGGGCGTTTTAATGCGTTTGAAGTATACGAAAGATGATGCGCCAAAAGTGTTAATCCTGGTGGCTGACAAGGATCGTGCAATTGCTGTAATTGATCAGTTTATTTCATTAAGTAAGAACAGAGATCTGAATATTGTTGGTCTTTATGGTACTGGTGGGGTAGAAGCTGAAGTTAATGAATTGGTTTTGGGTATCGATATTGTTGTCGCTACACCAACCAGAGCAAGAGCCATCTATTTGAAACTGGGTTTGAACCTAAGTAAACTTCAGACTTTTATTGTGGATGATGCTGCATTAATTGTACAACAGGGAATGCAATTGCCTGTTTGTGAATTGGCCAGAAGTGCTGGTAAATGTCAGCATTTAGTTTTCACAGAGGTTATTCATGAAAAATTAACTAAAATGACAGATCAGTTCCTGAATTTCCCTACGGTAATTGAAGTAGAGGATTTTGGGGATGCAAAAACTGAAACTGTTACACAGGTTCTTTACCAGGTTCCGAATTATAAGACTAAAGTAAATCTGCTGCGTCATTTATTACGTGATGATGAAGTATTCAATAAAGTGGTAGTTTTTGTAAATTCAAGGCTTACTGCACAAAAAGTAGCTATCAGTATCGCAAGCCCTAAAGAAATGGAGTTTTCTATGTTCAGACCGTTACATTTTGATGAAAATGGTTTTGATGATTTTGAAGATTTCAAACAGAGTGAAGAAGCTAGAGTATTGGTGGTAGCCAATCAGGGTGAAGGCCCGTTGAATCTGGATGGTATTCCTTTTATCTTCCATTTTGATGTACCTGAAGAAAAGGAAACTTTCCTGAGCCGTATTATTAAAAACAACGAGAATCCTGAAGAAGTAGTCGCGATTACTTTTGCTACTGATATGGAGCTTGTTCAAGTGAAAAAGATTGAGCAATCAATTGGCCGGAAACTTGAATTGATGGAGCTGCCGGAAGAGCTATTTGTAGAGAAAACATTAAGAACAAAAGGTTTTGATAAAAACCGGGTGGTCAAAGTTAAAGCTGAAGAACCTGCTGGTGGCGGAGCTTACCATGAGAAAAAAGAAAGCAATTCAAAAAATTATAATTATGGTATTGGCCAGAAGGCCAAGATGACTATGAAGAAAAAACATTCTTAG
- a CDS encoding Rpn family recombination-promoting nuclease/putative transposase, giving the protein MFQTTKYIDPLVDFAFKKIFGSDSNKDLLIDFLNEVFNGRKHIVDLIYNKNEHPGELKKDGGVIFDLLCTGDHNDHFIIEIQRGKQQNFKQRALFYTSRLISDQAPKGKRSSWGYKLTEVFLIALLEDTIASDFSKEQYFHEINLCDRNTGKVFYEKPGYIYIELHKFVKTADELETGLDKWLFALKNMGSMDKIPAGYATPVFEKLFNIAQYTNLTKEEKMLWDNNLKRKWDNQNVLDYALNEARELGHQLGHQEGHQAGIEQGIKENVRKTVIKMKEKGLSFQQIAEITDLQISEIEDL; this is encoded by the coding sequence ATGTTCCAAACCACAAAGTATATAGATCCACTGGTAGATTTTGCTTTTAAAAAGATCTTTGGAAGTGATTCTAATAAAGATTTATTGATAGATTTTCTGAATGAAGTCTTTAATGGCCGAAAGCATATTGTAGATTTAATTTACAATAAGAATGAACATCCCGGGGAACTCAAAAAAGACGGTGGGGTCATCTTTGACTTACTTTGCACCGGGGATCACAATGATCATTTTATTATTGAGATACAGCGGGGCAAGCAGCAGAATTTTAAACAGCGTGCGCTATTTTATACCAGCCGCTTAATTAGCGACCAGGCCCCTAAAGGCAAGAGAAGTTCGTGGGGATATAAGTTAACCGAGGTGTTTTTGATTGCTTTACTGGAGGATACCATCGCCAGTGATTTCTCAAAAGAACAATATTTTCACGAAATAAACCTATGTGACAGAAATACAGGAAAAGTATTTTATGAAAAACCAGGCTATATTTATATAGAATTACATAAGTTTGTAAAGACAGCTGATGAATTAGAGACTGGTCTTGATAAATGGCTGTTTGCACTCAAAAATATGGGCAGCATGGATAAAATACCAGCTGGTTACGCCACACCGGTATTTGAAAAACTATTTAATATTGCTCAATACACCAATCTAACAAAGGAGGAAAAAATGTTGTGGGATAACAATTTAAAGCGGAAATGGGATAATCAAAACGTACTGGATTACGCCCTTAACGAAGCCAGAGAGCTGGGGCACCAATTGGGGCATCAAGAAGGTCACCAAGCAGGTATCGAACAAGGCATCAAAGAGAATGTTCGAAAAACTGTTATTAAAATGAAAGAAAAGGGATTGTCTTTTCAGCAGATCGCCGAAATTACTGATTTACAAATCAGCGAAATCGAAGACTTGTAG
- the mazG gene encoding nucleoside triphosphate pyrophosphohydrolase, whose amino-acid sequence MPNHIPPITAADPSTAFQRLLTVLDTLRTECPWDRKQTMETLRHLTIEETYELSDAILDGDLTEVKKELGDVMMHLVFYAKIASETNDFTIVDVLNSVCDKLVNRHPHIYGDAEVQDENDVKRNWEQIKLKEGNKSVLGGVPASLPALVKASRIQEKARGIGFDWENKTQVWEKVEEELQEFKNEYNVVDNEAIDIEKAESEFGDLIFSLVNYARFIGINPENALEKTNRKFIKRFQYIESKAKDNGQALQDMTLAEMDVYWNEAKKL is encoded by the coding sequence ATGCCAAACCACATTCCTCCTATCACCGCAGCCGATCCTTCTACTGCATTCCAAAGGCTGTTAACTGTACTTGATACCTTAAGAACGGAATGTCCGTGGGACAGAAAGCAAACGATGGAGACCTTACGTCACCTGACCATAGAAGAAACTTATGAGTTATCCGATGCGATTCTGGATGGGGATTTAACTGAGGTTAAAAAAGAATTGGGAGATGTGATGATGCACCTTGTTTTTTACGCGAAGATCGCCTCAGAAACTAATGATTTCACAATCGTAGATGTGCTGAACAGTGTTTGTGATAAACTGGTCAATCGCCATCCTCATATTTATGGCGATGCGGAGGTACAGGATGAAAATGATGTCAAACGTAATTGGGAGCAGATTAAGTTAAAGGAAGGCAACAAATCTGTATTGGGTGGTGTGCCTGCTTCTCTTCCGGCTTTGGTAAAGGCTAGCAGAATTCAGGAAAAAGCAAGAGGGATCGGCTTTGACTGGGAAAATAAGACTCAGGTTTGGGAAAAGGTAGAAGAGGAGCTTCAAGAGTTTAAAAATGAGTATAATGTCGTTGATAATGAGGCAATAGATATTGAAAAAGCAGAATCAGAATTTGGAGATCTTATTTTCTCACTGGTCAATTATGCAAGATTTATCGGGATCAATCCTGAGAATGCTTTGGAAAAAACTAACAGGAAATTCATCAAGCGTTTCCAATATATAGAAAGTAAGGCAAAAGATAATGGCCAGGCTTTGCAGGATATGACTTTAGCAGAAATGGATGTGTACTGGAATGAGGCGAAGAAATTATAA
- a CDS encoding AI-2E family transporter, which produces MKNISPPFYAKLALVLFSIICLGYLAILGHSLLAPLLASFLLALLLLPLANFLEKKWRFKRSLASIVSVIIMIAVIACIMLFLASQLTDLGQDWPLLKQQAIHSFESLQVWVSHTFNVNAHKQIDYLKDSATSALASSATVLGATLMTLSSTLLFLAFLLLFTFFILNYRRILFTFLISVFKEEHAEKVKQIVEQIQYIIKRYILGLFLQMLIVTTLTIVVLSLLGVKYAVLLGLITGIFNLVPYIGIFSSLLISVLITFATAGAAKVLFVLIAYVAIHALDGNILMPLVVGSKVKINALFAFIGIVVGEMLWGISGMFLCIPYLAILKIIFDRVDELKPWGILLGEQEKPERKRKVYRITKKIKLEEPE; this is translated from the coding sequence ATGAAAAACATCTCTCCTCCTTTTTACGCCAAACTTGCTTTGGTTTTATTTTCAATTATCTGTTTGGGGTATCTGGCCATTTTAGGTCATAGTCTTCTGGCTCCGCTGCTTGCCTCCTTTTTATTAGCACTCTTGTTATTACCGCTGGCAAATTTCCTGGAGAAAAAATGGAGGTTTAAAAGAAGTTTAGCTTCTATTGTATCTGTCATTATCATGATCGCGGTTATTGCCTGCATCATGCTCTTTCTGGCCAGCCAACTCACTGATTTAGGGCAGGACTGGCCTTTACTAAAGCAACAAGCCATACATTCTTTTGAATCATTGCAAGTTTGGGTCTCTCATACTTTTAATGTCAACGCGCATAAACAGATTGATTATTTAAAAGATAGTGCCACCAGTGCGCTTGCATCCAGTGCAACTGTTTTAGGCGCCACTTTAATGACTTTATCTTCAACGTTATTGTTCCTTGCTTTTCTTTTATTGTTTACTTTCTTTATTTTAAACTACCGCCGTATTCTTTTTACTTTTCTGATCAGTGTTTTTAAAGAGGAGCATGCCGAAAAGGTTAAACAAATAGTGGAGCAAATTCAGTACATTATTAAGCGTTATATTTTAGGATTGTTTCTTCAGATGCTGATTGTGACGACATTGACAATTGTAGTTTTGTCTTTACTTGGCGTAAAGTACGCGGTCTTGCTCGGTTTGATTACAGGTATTTTTAACCTGGTACCGTATATTGGAATTTTCTCTTCTTTACTGATCAGTGTGCTGATTACTTTTGCAACTGCTGGTGCGGCCAAAGTTTTGTTCGTTCTTATAGCTTATGTAGCTATACATGCACTGGATGGCAATATTCTGATGCCACTGGTGGTAGGCTCGAAAGTGAAAATCAATGCTTTATTTGCTTTTATAGGGATCGTTGTCGGCGAAATGCTCTGGGGAATCTCAGGAATGTTCTTATGTATCCCTTACCTGGCTATATTGAAAATCATATTTGACCGTGTGGATGAGTTAAAGCCATGGGGAATTCTACTCGGTGAGCAGGAAAAACCAGAACGAAAACGAAAGGTATACCGCATAACCAAGAAAATAAAGCTGGAAGAACCTGAGTAA
- a CDS encoding aldo/keto reductase, whose amino-acid sequence MDKRKLGNTDLLVSPVTFGGNVFGWTLDEKKSFEVLDGFIEAGFNFIDTADVYSRWVPENKGGESETIIGNWMKARNNRNQIILATKVGSNMELNGKKCLSKKYILEAVDASLLRLKTDYIDLYQSHYDDPETPVQETLEAYDQLIRAGKVRWIGASNFSTERFKESLETSARLSLPKYQTFQPEYNLYKREGFEKELEQICLDNQVGVINYYSLASGFLTGKYRSETDLGKSQRGSAVKEFMNPRGFRILKALDEVSEQYNSSLASVALAWLMARPSVTSPIASVTSLAQLKNLTKAAALRLDVEVISILDAASAWE is encoded by the coding sequence ATGGATAAAAGAAAATTGGGTAATACAGATTTACTGGTTTCGCCAGTAACGTTTGGGGGAAATGTTTTTGGATGGACATTAGACGAGAAAAAATCTTTTGAAGTTCTCGATGGATTTATAGAAGCAGGGTTCAACTTTATTGATACTGCTGATGTATATTCCAGATGGGTGCCAGAAAATAAGGGCGGTGAGTCTGAAACTATTATCGGGAACTGGATGAAGGCAAGAAATAACCGCAATCAAATCATATTAGCTACAAAAGTAGGTAGTAATATGGAGTTAAACGGAAAAAAATGCCTTTCAAAAAAATATATACTGGAAGCTGTTGATGCTTCTCTGCTTAGATTAAAAACTGATTATATCGATCTTTATCAATCACATTATGATGATCCGGAGACACCGGTACAGGAAACACTTGAGGCTTATGATCAATTGATCAGAGCAGGAAAAGTACGGTGGATCGGGGCATCAAATTTTAGTACTGAAAGATTTAAGGAGTCTTTGGAGACTAGTGCGCGTTTAAGCTTGCCAAAATATCAGACTTTCCAGCCAGAATACAATTTATATAAAAGAGAAGGATTTGAAAAAGAGCTGGAACAGATTTGTCTGGACAACCAGGTTGGTGTAATCAATTATTATTCACTGGCCAGTGGTTTTCTGACAGGAAAGTATCGTTCTGAGACAGACCTGGGCAAAAGCCAGAGAGGCAGTGCGGTCAAGGAGTTCATGAACCCGAGAGGTTTCAGGATTTTAAAAGCATTGGATGAAGTTTCAGAGCAATACAATTCTTCTCTGGCAAGCGTTGCTTTAGCCTGGCTGATGGCCAGACCATCGGTAACTTCACCTATTGCGAGTGTAACTAGTTTAGCGCAATTAAAGAACCTGACCAAAGCTGCAGCATTACGGCTTGATGTGGAAGTGATCTCTATATTGGATGCTGCCAGTGCGTGGGAATAA
- the mnmD gene encoding tRNA (5-methylaminomethyl-2-thiouridine)(34)-methyltransferase MnmD — protein MNIITQTADGSNTLYNETIGEHYHSKHGALQESKHVFIDAGLKQAEITFPDQPIAILEIGFGTGLNFLLTSAYADEHGLSLNYTGIEAYPLSKEELISTQYNQYVPAPIWNSLMNVYANALCAATALNTNQELTIAHTTLDAFKAEKLFDLVYFDAFSVQHQPEMWSDEIICHVCSFLKPNGIFVTYAITGKLKRALKSCGMKVEKLPGAPGKREMLRATKVPADQAVV, from the coding sequence ATGAATATCATCACACAAACCGCAGACGGCTCTAACACTTTATATAACGAAACCATAGGGGAACACTACCATTCTAAACATGGCGCACTACAGGAAAGTAAGCATGTATTTATCGATGCCGGCCTCAAACAAGCCGAAATAACTTTTCCTGATCAGCCTATAGCTATCCTGGAAATTGGTTTTGGTACGGGCCTGAATTTTCTGCTTACTTCTGCTTATGCAGATGAACATGGGCTTTCCCTGAATTATACAGGGATTGAGGCTTATCCGCTAAGTAAGGAAGAATTGATCTCTACGCAATATAATCAATATGTACCTGCGCCAATATGGAATAGCCTGATGAATGTTTATGCCAATGCATTATGTGCGGCAACTGCTTTAAATACGAATCAGGAGCTAACTATCGCCCATACTACGCTGGATGCTTTTAAGGCTGAGAAGCTATTTGACCTGGTATATTTTGATGCTTTCTCGGTACAGCATCAACCGGAAATGTGGTCTGATGAGATCATCTGCCATGTTTGCTCTTTCCTGAAACCTAACGGGATATTTGTGACCTATGCCATTACCGGAAAACTAAAACGTGCTTTAAAAAGCTGCGGTATGAAGGTTGAAAAACTCCCTGGTGCACCAGGAAAACGTGAAATGTTACGTGCAACTAAAGTACCTGCTGATCAAGCGGTGGTTTAA
- a CDS encoding M13 family metallopeptidase: MNTKHLKNYFAVLGILAASYSSYAQKVPTKFIDPANMDLTVKPGDDFYEYASGTWIKNNPVPAKETRWGSFNELRDFNINAVKGIVEDAAADRSAPAGSVKRRVGDFYAAAMDSLTIEKLGYTPIKADLARINKLKDIQGILDEVITMRTSGIGAPMYSFYVGQDRKNVNKYVAQLGQGGTTLPDRDYYLKDDSRTLKIREAYLNYMTTLFTLTGSSATDAKQKANTVLAIEKKLAEAQMSRLEMRDPYKTYNKFTIADFSKTTPNINWAATLPKLLVKGQDTVLVGAPKFFVSLNDMLTSVPVSDWKTYLEWNILKNSAANLSSPFVKATFAFNQAQTGQKVQTPRWQTMSSKTDGSIGELLGQLYVAKYFKPEAKARMTEMIKNLRTAFEIRIKGLEWMSDVTKEKALAKLNAFVPKIGYPDQWKTYDGLNIDRKTYFQNLRNVGTWGYNDMVSQLGKPVDRKRFGMTPPTVNAYYSPTMNEIVFPAGILQFPFFAANADDAINYGGIGAVIGHEMSHGFDDSGSQYDKDGNLRNWWTDEDRTKFEAKTKALGEQYDSYAVLDTIHVNGKLTMGENIGDLGGLNAAYTAFKLTKQGQSEEKIDGFTPDQRFFLSWAQVWRGNILPDNAAQLIKTDPHSPGEFRTIGAPVNMDAWYKAFDVKPGDKLYKKPEDRIRLW, translated from the coding sequence ATGAACACTAAACACCTCAAAAACTATTTTGCGGTCTTAGGAATATTAGCTGCAAGCTACTCTTCTTATGCACAAAAAGTTCCTACAAAGTTTATTGATCCTGCAAATATGGATCTTACGGTAAAACCCGGAGATGATTTTTACGAATATGCCAGCGGTACGTGGATTAAAAACAATCCTGTCCCTGCCAAGGAAACACGCTGGGGAAGTTTCAATGAATTAAGAGATTTTAATATTAATGCAGTGAAAGGCATTGTTGAAGATGCCGCAGCAGATCGTTCTGCACCAGCTGGATCCGTAAAAAGACGTGTAGGTGATTTTTATGCAGCTGCAATGGATAGCCTTACTATTGAAAAATTAGGCTATACACCTATTAAAGCTGACCTTGCCAGAATTAACAAGCTTAAAGATATACAAGGTATACTGGATGAAGTTATCACTATGCGCACTTCTGGTATCGGAGCTCCGATGTATAGTTTCTATGTAGGTCAGGACAGGAAAAATGTAAATAAGTATGTAGCACAACTTGGTCAGGGCGGAACAACTTTGCCTGACCGTGATTATTATTTAAAAGATGACAGCAGAACCTTAAAAATCCGTGAGGCTTATCTGAATTACATGACTACCTTATTTACCTTGACAGGCAGTTCTGCAACGGATGCGAAACAAAAAGCAAATACAGTACTGGCTATTGAGAAAAAGCTTGCTGAAGCTCAAATGTCACGTCTTGAAATGCGTGATCCTTATAAGACTTATAATAAATTTACAATTGCTGATTTTAGCAAAACGACACCAAATATTAACTGGGCTGCAACGTTACCAAAACTTTTGGTTAAAGGACAGGATACTGTTTTAGTAGGTGCGCCTAAATTTTTTGTGAGCCTGAATGACATGCTGACTTCTGTACCTGTTTCAGACTGGAAAACTTACCTGGAATGGAATATTCTTAAAAATTCAGCAGCGAATTTAAGTTCTCCTTTTGTAAAAGCAACTTTCGCCTTTAATCAGGCACAAACAGGTCAGAAAGTACAGACTCCAAGATGGCAGACCATGTCTTCTAAAACTGACGGATCTATCGGTGAGTTATTAGGACAACTTTATGTCGCTAAATACTTTAAACCTGAAGCTAAGGCACGCATGACCGAGATGATCAAAAATTTGCGCACTGCATTTGAGATCAGAATTAAAGGGTTAGAATGGATGAGCGATGTGACTAAGGAAAAAGCGCTGGCTAAGCTAAATGCTTTTGTCCCTAAAATTGGCTATCCTGATCAATGGAAAACATATGATGGATTAAATATTGACCGGAAAACTTATTTCCAGAACCTTAGAAATGTAGGTACATGGGGATATAATGATATGGTTTCACAATTAGGAAAACCTGTTGACCGTAAACGTTTTGGCATGACCCCACCAACGGTAAATGCTTATTATAGTCCAACAATGAACGAGATTGTATTCCCGGCAGGGATTTTACAATTCCCTTTCTTTGCAGCTAATGCTGATGATGCGATCAACTATGGTGGTATTGGTGCAGTAATCGGTCATGAGATGTCACATGGTTTTGATGATAGTGGCAGCCAATATGATAAAGATGGTAATCTGCGAAATTGGTGGACAGATGAAGATCGTACAAAATTTGAAGCTAAAACAAAAGCTTTGGGCGAACAATATGATTCATACGCGGTACTGGATACTATTCATGTGAATGGTAAACTGACCATGGGTGAAAATATTGGTGATTTAGGAGGCTTAAATGCTGCTTATACTGCGTTTAAATTAACTAAACAAGGACAGTCTGAAGAGAAAATTGATGGGTTTACACCTGATCAGCGTTTCTTCCTTTCGTGGGCTCAGGTATGGAGAGGTAATATTTTACCGGATAATGCTGCACAGTTAATCAAAACTGATCCGCATTCTCCAGGGGAATTCAGAACTATTGGTGCTCCTGTAAATATGGATGCCTGGTACAAAGCGTTCGACGTGAAACCTGGTGATAAATTATACAAAAAACCAGAAGACAGAATTCGGCTTTGGTAA